The Mammaliicoccus sciuri genome window below encodes:
- the deoD gene encoding purine-nucleoside phosphorylase: MTQGTPHIQPNGVKIAKTVLMPGDPLRAKFIAENFLENVEQFNDVRNMLGYTGTYKGKEVSVMGSGMGIASIGIYSYELYNFFDVDTIIRIGSCGAMQEDINLYDIIIAQGASTNSRYVDQFNVPGYFAPIADFGLVASAKNKADEIGATSHVGNIFSSDIFYNADSEVTSKWARLGILGVEMESAGLYVNAAAAGKKALGIFTVSDHLLRDEATTAEERQNSFTQMMEIALEIAE; this comes from the coding sequence ATGACTCAAGGAACACCACATATTCAACCAAATGGTGTAAAAATCGCAAAAACAGTACTAATGCCGGGGGATCCATTACGTGCTAAATTTATCGCTGAAAACTTTTTAGAAAATGTAGAACAATTCAACGATGTAAGAAATATGTTAGGTTACACAGGAACTTATAAAGGTAAAGAAGTATCTGTTATGGGTTCAGGTATGGGTATCGCTTCAATCGGTATTTATTCTTATGAACTTTATAATTTCTTTGACGTAGACACAATTATTCGTATCGGATCATGTGGTGCTATGCAAGAAGATATCAACTTATACGATATTATTATCGCTCAAGGTGCATCTACAAACTCTCGATATGTTGATCAATTCAACGTACCAGGTTACTTCGCACCAATCGCAGACTTCGGTTTAGTAGCAAGCGCTAAAAACAAAGCTGACGAAATCGGCGCAACATCACACGTAGGTAATATCTTCTCAAGTGATATTTTCTATAATGCAGACTCAGAAGTAACAAGCAAATGGGCTAGATTAGGTATCTTAGGCGTTGAAATGGAATCAGCAGGATTATATGTAAATGCCGCAGCAGCTGGTAAAAAAGCATTAGGTATCTTCACAGTAAGTGACCACTTATTAAGAGATGAAGCAACAACAGCAGAAGAAAGACAAAATTCATTTACACAAATGATGGAAATTGCATTAGAAATCGCAGAATAA